Proteins found in one Acidobacteriota bacterium genomic segment:
- a CDS encoding VWA domain-containing protein translates to MRMTPPRSVLLLTALLAAASLRASGQEKPVPPPTGQEKPAAETPAAQTPAAPDGGQPVFRTGINFIRVDATVTDRQGNPVDDLTLEDFEISEDGKPQKPETLRLIKIDPAVAPSYTQRTIRTRLDEETAAADETSRIFVFFLDDYAVRRESSMSVRRPLIEFITNELAPNDLVSVMYPLTPIDAVTLTRNHQGVINTIEKFEGRKYNYDPINDLERQYVYKLTPDAIERLRRQVSLTAIRGISTKLGSLREGRKSLILVSEGYSALLPPQLRSDQPGGFGDPGRATRDPFAADNNLMEDRVQFSASLDLLQELEDVFAAANRNNTSIYAVDPRGLSTGEFDISTNISGTTSQRFLNNSMDSLRSLAENTDGRAIVNRNDLGTAMKQIVRDASAYYLIGYTSSQAPMDGKFHEIRVRVKRPGVQVRARKGYWAYTEADARRAEAGPRAGPPVAVTRALSTLAPLTNRRYVRTWIGTERGTNGLAKVTFLWEPMPPTPGVRRDEARRVTLLATTANGEIVYRGRVPSTMAPTGAGAVISFDAKPGKLDLRLTIEGDGTGMLDTEHRELIVPDLTAAELMLGTPKVWFARNAREFTALASGTGTPPTAIREFRRTDRLLIRVDAFAPGTAPATVTAALLNQAGAKMSEVVVAQPAAAGEPYTIDFSLASYAAGQYLLELTANSEGHQPVSELVAFRLTS, encoded by the coding sequence ATGCGCATGACCCCTCCGCGCTCGGTTCTCCTGCTGACGGCATTGCTGGCCGCGGCTAGTCTGCGCGCCTCCGGGCAGGAAAAGCCAGTGCCTCCCCCGACGGGGCAGGAGAAGCCGGCGGCCGAGACGCCCGCCGCCCAAACGCCGGCGGCGCCCGACGGCGGCCAACCGGTGTTCCGCACCGGCATCAACTTCATCCGCGTCGACGCCACCGTCACCGACCGCCAGGGCAACCCGGTTGACGACCTCACGCTCGAAGATTTCGAGATCAGCGAAGACGGCAAGCCACAGAAACCGGAAACGTTGCGCCTGATCAAGATCGATCCGGCGGTCGCGCCCAGCTACACGCAGCGGACCATCCGCACGCGGCTCGACGAGGAGACGGCGGCCGCCGACGAAACGTCGCGGATCTTCGTGTTCTTTCTGGACGACTACGCCGTGCGCCGCGAGAGCAGCATGTCGGTGCGCCGGCCGCTGATCGAGTTCATCACCAATGAACTGGCGCCGAACGATCTGGTCTCGGTGATGTATCCGTTGACCCCGATCGATGCCGTGACGCTGACCCGCAACCACCAGGGCGTGATCAACACCATCGAGAAGTTCGAGGGCCGCAAGTACAACTACGACCCGATCAACGACCTGGAGCGGCAGTACGTCTACAAGCTGACGCCCGATGCCATCGAACGGCTGCGCCGGCAGGTGTCGCTGACCGCCATCCGCGGCATCTCCACCAAGCTGGGCTCCCTGCGCGAGGGCCGCAAGTCGCTGATCCTCGTCAGCGAGGGCTATTCGGCGCTGCTGCCGCCGCAGTTGCGCAGCGACCAGCCGGGCGGCTTCGGCGACCCCGGCCGCGCGACGCGCGACCCGTTTGCCGCCGACAACAATCTGATGGAGGATCGCGTGCAGTTCTCGGCCAGCCTGGACTTGCTCCAGGAACTGGAGGACGTGTTCGCGGCGGCCAATCGTAACAACACCTCCATCTACGCGGTTGACCCCCGCGGCCTGTCAACCGGCGAGTTCGACATCAGCACCAACATCTCGGGTACGACCAGCCAGCGCTTCCTCAACAACAGCATGGATAGCCTGCGCTCGCTCGCCGAAAACACCGACGGCCGGGCCATCGTCAATCGCAACGACCTGGGCACCGCGATGAAGCAGATCGTTCGCGATGCCAGCGCCTACTACCTGATCGGCTACACCTCGTCGCAGGCGCCGATGGACGGCAAGTTCCACGAGATCAGGGTTCGCGTGAAGCGGCCAGGCGTGCAGGTGCGCGCGCGCAAGGGGTATTGGGCGTATACCGAGGCGGACGCCAGGCGTGCCGAAGCCGGCCCGAGGGCCGGTCCGCCGGTGGCGGTGACCCGGGCGCTGTCGACGCTGGCGCCCCTGACGAACCGCCGCTACGTCCGCACGTGGATTGGCACCGAGCGTGGCACGAACGGGCTGGCGAAAGTGACGTTCCTGTGGGAGCCGATGCCCCCCACGCCTGGCGTTCGACGCGACGAAGCGCGGCGCGTGACCCTGCTGGCGACTACGGCGAACGGCGAGATTGTCTATCGCGGCCGCGTGCCGTCGACGATGGCGCCGACCGGGGCCGGGGCGGTGATCAGCTTCGACGCGAAGCCGGGCAAGCTCGACCTGCGACTCACCATTGAGGGCGACGGCACGGGGATGCTCGACACCGAGCACCGCGAGTTGATCGTGCCGGACCTGACCGCGGCAGAACTCATGCTTGGCACGCCGAAGGTGTGGTTCGCCAGGAACGCGCGCGAGTTCACCGCGCTCGCCTCGGGCACCGGCACGCCGCCCACGGCGATTCGCGAGTTCCGCCGCACCGATCGCCTGTTGATTCGGGTCGATGCGTTCGCGCCCGGGACCGCGCCGGCCACGGTCACGGCGGCGCTGCTGAACCAGGCCGGCGCGAAGATGAGTGAGGTCGTCGTGGCGCAGCCGGCCGCGGCGGGCGAGCCCTACACGATCGATTTCTCGCTGGCGAGTTACGCAGCGGGGCAGTATCTGCTGGAGTTGACCGCGAATAGCGAGGGCCACCAGCCCGTGAGCGAACTCGTGGCCTTCCGACTGACGTCCTAA
- a CDS encoding HIT domain-containing protein, whose protein sequence is MERIWSPWRHSYVTRGKEADQCVFCEAPSSGEGRTLIVHEGALAYVILNLYPYNAGHLMVVPRRHVATLAVLERDELTEMALLTQLSEKALTEAFQPQGINIGMNLGRPAGAGIVDHLHMHLVPRWNGDTNFMTVVGEVRVLPEELPRTAERLRPIFERLAG, encoded by the coding sequence ATGGAGCGCATCTGGTCTCCCTGGCGACATTCCTACGTGACCCGCGGTAAGGAAGCCGACCAGTGCGTGTTCTGCGAGGCACCCTCATCTGGTGAGGGCCGTACGCTGATCGTTCACGAAGGCGCACTGGCCTACGTCATCCTCAACCTCTATCCCTACAACGCCGGCCACCTGATGGTGGTGCCACGCCGCCACGTCGCGACGCTGGCGGTGCTCGAACGCGACGAGCTGACCGAGATGGCGCTCCTCACGCAGCTGTCCGAAAAGGCGCTGACGGAAGCGTTCCAGCCGCAGGGCATCAACATCGGCATGAACCTCGGCCGTCCGGCCGGGGCGGGCATCGTCGATCACCTGCACATGCATCTCGTACCGCGGTGGAACGGCGACACGAACTTCATGACGGTGGTCGGGGAAGTGCGGGTGCTACCGGAAGAGCTGCCTCGAACGGCTGAGCGGCTGCGTCCGATTTTTGAAAGACTCGCCGGGTAA
- a CDS encoding cobalamin B12-binding domain-containing protein, whose translation MSQKIRVVIAKPGLDGHDRGAKVIARALRDAGMEVIYTGLRQTPEMIVSAALQEDADVIGLSILSGAHMHICPRVVELLKEKGLDDVQVVIGGIIPDVDLPKLHAMGIRGIFIPGTPMQHIIDYIAANARARV comes from the coding sequence ATGAGTCAAAAAATTCGCGTGGTAATTGCGAAGCCGGGGTTGGATGGCCACGATCGTGGTGCCAAGGTGATTGCGCGCGCCTTGCGCGACGCCGGCATGGAGGTGATCTACACCGGCCTGCGGCAGACGCCCGAGATGATCGTCTCGGCGGCGCTGCAGGAAGACGCCGACGTGATTGGGCTGTCGATCCTGTCGGGCGCCCACATGCACATCTGCCCGCGGGTCGTGGAACTGCTCAAGGAGAAGGGCCTGGACGACGTCCAGGTGGTGATCGGCGGGATCATTCCCGACGTCGACCTGCCCAAGCTGCATGCCATGGGCATTCGCGGCATTTTCATTCCCGGCACGCCGATGCAGCACATCATCGACTACATTGCCGCCAACGCGCGGGCCCGGGTCTGA
- a CDS encoding acyl-CoA dehydrogenase, producing the protein MNQTVTTTPALTRLAEDEAIFRDSVYEFADKEVRPLSRDMDEHAVMSPALIEKLFAMGMLSVEVPESYGGAGGTFFHSVLAVESLSRVDPSVGVLVDVQNTLVINAVMRWGSDAIKKTYLTKLASNTIGAYCLSEAGAGSDAFALTTRAVEQGDGFALTGRKLWITNGNEADMFIVFATINPEAGYRGITAFIVDRGTPGFTVGTKEDKLGIRASSTCELLFDNCIVPKSQILGEVGKGYKVAIETLNEGRIGIGAQMLGLAQGALDHTVKYIKERKQFGKAIADFQGVQFQLARMATDVETTRLLVYNSARLRDAGLPFLTEAAMCKVYSSEVAERVASMAINLFGGNGFVKEYPVEKLYRDAKIGQIYEGTTNMQLMTIAKNILG; encoded by the coding sequence ATGAATCAGACAGTTACCACCACCCCTGCACTGACCAGGCTGGCCGAAGATGAAGCCATCTTCCGCGACAGCGTTTACGAGTTTGCCGACAAGGAAGTCCGTCCGCTCTCCCGCGACATGGACGAGCACGCCGTGATGTCGCCGGCCCTGATCGAGAAGCTGTTCGCCATGGGCATGCTTAGTGTCGAGGTGCCGGAAAGCTACGGCGGCGCCGGCGGCACGTTCTTCCACTCGGTGCTGGCCGTCGAAAGCCTGTCGCGGGTCGATCCGTCCGTCGGCGTGCTGGTGGACGTGCAGAACACGCTCGTCATCAACGCCGTGATGCGCTGGGGCAGCGACGCGATCAAGAAGACCTATCTCACCAAGCTGGCGTCGAACACGATTGGCGCCTACTGCCTGTCGGAGGCCGGCGCCGGCAGCGATGCCTTTGCGCTGACCACGCGCGCCGTGGAACAGGGGGACGGCTTCGCGTTGACGGGCCGCAAGCTGTGGATCACCAACGGCAACGAGGCGGACATGTTCATCGTGTTCGCCACCATCAATCCCGAGGCCGGCTACCGCGGCATCACCGCCTTCATCGTCGATCGCGGCACACCGGGCTTCACCGTGGGCACGAAGGAAGACAAGCTCGGCATTCGCGCCAGCAGCACCTGCGAGTTGCTCTTCGACAACTGCATCGTGCCGAAGTCGCAAATCCTCGGTGAGGTCGGCAAGGGCTACAAGGTCGCGATCGAGACGCTGAACGAGGGGCGCATCGGCATTGGCGCGCAGATGCTGGGCCTGGCGCAGGGCGCCCTCGATCACACGGTGAAGTACATCAAGGAGCGCAAGCAGTTCGGCAAGGCGATCGCCGACTTCCAGGGCGTGCAGTTTCAGCTGGCGCGGATGGCCACCGACGTGGAAACGACCCGCCTGCTGGTCTACAACTCGGCGCGGCTGCGCGACGCGGGCCTGCCGTTCCTGACGGAAGCAGCCATGTGCAAGGTGTACTCGTCGGAGGTGGCCGAGCGGGTCGCCTCGATGGCGATCAACCTGTTCGGCGGCAACGGCTTCGTGAAGGAGTACCCGGTCGAGAAGCTCTATCGCGACGCGAAGATCGGACAGATCTACGAAGGCACGACGAACATGCAGCTGATGACGATCGCTAAAAATATTCTCGGATGA
- the valS gene encoding valine--tRNA ligase, whose amino-acid sequence MPVPEKPALEGLEATLSAKWERDGTYRFDRTKSRDQVYSIDTPPPTVSGSLHVGHVFSYTHTDIVARFQRMRGKEVFYPMGWDDNGLPTERRVQNYFGVRCDPSLPYDPNFKLPEEADPSTGSGSPRAKSRGDKQAISVSRPNFIELCVKLTVEDEKVFEQLWRYLGLSVDWSMTYATIGRPAQRVSQIMFLRHLAKGLAYQVEAPTLWDVDFRTAVAQAELEDREQPGAYHKIHFAKAGGDGVVAIETTRPELIPACVALVAHPDDARYQPLFGTEVVTPIFGVKVPVLAHALADPEKGSGIAMICTFGDTTDVVWWRELKLPVRAIVQPNGALGRVPWGEPGWESADVARAQQAYDQLAGLSAKKAQAKMVELLRDSGDLQGDPTPITHNVKFYEKGDRPLEIVTSRQWFIKTIDHRDQFIGRGREIAWHPQYMQARFENWVNGLNGDWCVSRQRFFGVPIPVWYPLRADGTTDHGRPLVPAESRLPIDPSTDVPEGYTADQRGQPGGFAGDPDIMDTWATSSVSPQLVTLWESDPEIFARTFPMDLRPQAHDIIRTWLFSSVVRAHFENESVPWTNAAISGWVLDPDRKKMSKSKGNVVTPLGLLQEYGSDGVRYWAARGGPGVDTAFDVGQMKIGRKLAMKVLNVSKFVLAGDQPAGAVTEALDRGMLQNLASLVDEATAELDQYEYAKALAKIESFFWDFCDNYIEAAKSRRYGDFGADAAASASTAMRLALSVLLRLLAPYLSFVCDEVWSWSNDGSVHRAAWPTRAELIAVSGTDAAAERSVLHLTEALNAIRKAKTDQKVSVGTPVQEVIYFAGEDAATSLALVARDLKAACRADTLVLKAGPPRVEITLRPAEA is encoded by the coding sequence ATGCCCGTTCCCGAGAAGCCCGCACTGGAAGGCCTGGAAGCCACGCTATCGGCGAAGTGGGAGCGTGACGGCACCTACCGGTTCGACCGCACCAAGTCCCGCGACCAGGTCTACTCGATTGATACGCCGCCGCCGACGGTAAGCGGGTCGCTTCACGTCGGGCACGTCTTCTCGTACACGCACACCGACATCGTGGCCCGCTTCCAGCGCATGCGCGGGAAGGAAGTGTTCTACCCCATGGGGTGGGACGACAACGGCCTGCCGACCGAACGGCGCGTTCAGAACTACTTTGGCGTGCGCTGCGATCCGTCGCTGCCGTACGACCCGAACTTCAAGCTGCCGGAAGAAGCCGACCCTTCGACAGGCTCAGGGTCGCCCCGAGCGAAGTCGAGGGGCGACAAGCAGGCGATTTCGGTGTCGCGGCCCAATTTCATCGAGCTGTGCGTCAAGCTGACGGTCGAAGACGAGAAGGTCTTCGAGCAGCTATGGCGGTACCTCGGCCTCTCGGTCGATTGGTCGATGACCTATGCGACGATCGGCCGTCCTGCCCAGCGCGTGTCGCAGATCATGTTCTTGCGGCATCTCGCGAAGGGGCTGGCATACCAGGTGGAAGCGCCGACCCTGTGGGACGTGGACTTCCGCACCGCGGTGGCGCAGGCCGAACTCGAAGATCGCGAACAGCCGGGCGCGTACCACAAGATTCATTTCGCCAAGGCCGGTGGGGACGGAGTGGTCGCGATCGAAACCACGCGCCCTGAATTGATCCCCGCCTGCGTGGCGCTGGTCGCGCATCCAGATGACGCGCGCTACCAGCCGCTGTTTGGGACGGAGGTGGTCACACCGATTTTCGGCGTGAAGGTGCCGGTGCTGGCGCATGCGCTGGCCGATCCCGAAAAGGGCAGCGGCATTGCCATGATCTGCACGTTTGGCGACACCACCGACGTGGTCTGGTGGCGCGAGCTCAAGCTGCCGGTGCGCGCCATCGTGCAGCCGAACGGCGCGCTCGGCCGCGTGCCCTGGGGCGAGCCGGGCTGGGAGTCGGCCGACGTGGCGCGCGCGCAACAGGCGTACGACCAGCTGGCCGGCCTGTCAGCGAAGAAGGCGCAGGCGAAGATGGTCGAGTTGCTGCGCGACAGCGGCGACCTGCAGGGCGACCCCACGCCGATCACCCACAACGTCAAGTTCTACGAGAAGGGCGATCGCCCGCTCGAGATCGTGACCAGCCGCCAGTGGTTCATCAAGACCATCGACCATCGCGACCAGTTCATCGGGCGCGGGCGCGAGATCGCGTGGCATCCGCAATACATGCAGGCGCGCTTCGAGAACTGGGTGAACGGGCTGAATGGCGACTGGTGCGTGAGCCGCCAGCGCTTCTTCGGTGTGCCCATCCCGGTCTGGTATCCGCTGCGCGCCGACGGCACGACCGACCACGGCCGCCCGCTGGTGCCGGCCGAGTCGCGGCTGCCCATCGATCCATCCACCGACGTGCCCGAGGGCTACACCGCCGACCAGCGCGGCCAGCCCGGCGGTTTCGCCGGTGATCCCGACATCATGGACACCTGGGCGACTTCGTCGGTGTCGCCGCAACTGGTGACCCTGTGGGAAAGCGATCCTGAGATCTTCGCGCGCACGTTTCCGATGGACCTGCGCCCGCAGGCGCACGACATCATTCGCACCTGGCTGTTCTCATCGGTGGTGCGCGCGCACTTCGAGAACGAGTCGGTGCCGTGGACCAACGCCGCGATCTCCGGCTGGGTGCTCGATCCCGACCGCAAGAAGATGTCGAAGTCGAAGGGCAACGTGGTCACGCCGCTGGGTCTGCTGCAGGAGTACGGCTCCGATGGCGTGCGCTACTGGGCCGCGCGCGGCGGCCCAGGCGTCGACACCGCGTTTGACGTCGGCCAGATGAAGATTGGCCGCAAGCTCGCCATGAAGGTGCTGAACGTGTCGAAGTTCGTGCTGGCGGGGGACCAGCCAGCCGGCGCGGTCACCGAGGCGCTCGACCGCGGCATGCTGCAGAACCTCGCCAGCCTCGTGGACGAGGCGACCGCCGAGCTCGATCAGTACGAGTATGCCAAGGCGCTGGCGAAGATCGAGTCGTTCTTCTGGGATTTCTGCGACAACTACATCGAGGCCGCCAAGTCGCGCCGCTACGGAGACTTCGGCGCCGACGCCGCGGCGTCGGCCTCGACCGCGATGCGGCTGGCGCTGTCGGTCCTGTTGCGCCTGCTGGCGCCGTACCTGTCGTTTGTGTGCGACGAGGTGTGGTCGTGGTCGAACGACGGCTCCGTGCATCGCGCGGCGTGGCCGACCCGCGCCGAGTTGATTGCCGTCTCTGGCACCGACGCCGCTGCCGAGCGATCGGTGCTCCACCTGACCGAGGCGCTCAACGCCATTCGCAAGGCCAAGACCGATCAGAAGGTGTCGGTCGGCACGCCGGTCCAGGAAGTGATCTACTTCGCCGGAGAGGACGCGGCGACGAGCCTGGCGCTCGTCGCGCGCGACCTGAAGGCGGCCTGCCGCGCCGACACCCTGGTGCTCAAGGCCGGCCCACCGCGCGTCGAGATCACGCTCAGGCCGGCCGAGGCGTAA
- a CDS encoding acyl-CoA dehydrogenase family protein, protein MTFDLTPEHQALVDRVRAAVAAGPTLDSLKALLHRDAVPATLVVEEVSIADAGLGAQLGFSALAGGTAGPVMALPGLLGSEDALAAVGEAHPVRARLVAAAVALGVARAAIAHAVAAMKTAGVKPGPDEQRPHWIIADSATEVEAARMVTYRAAQALDYGDSAAAVLVARAKAFAANAAEHAADAAIRMEGPGGYVRGGVLERLTRDARTLAVILT, encoded by the coding sequence ATGACCTTCGATCTCACCCCCGAACATCAAGCCCTTGTTGACCGTGTCCGTGCTGCCGTGGCCGCTGGTCCAACCCTGGATTCACTGAAGGCCCTGCTTCATCGGGATGCCGTGCCGGCGACGCTCGTCGTCGAGGAGGTGTCGATCGCCGATGCCGGTCTCGGTGCGCAACTGGGCTTCTCGGCGCTGGCGGGCGGCACGGCCGGCCCGGTGATGGCCTTGCCGGGACTGCTCGGCAGCGAAGACGCCTTGGCCGCTGTTGGCGAGGCGCACCCGGTTCGCGCGCGGCTGGTTGCGGCGGCGGTGGCGCTCGGCGTCGCCCGTGCCGCAATCGCGCACGCGGTGGCGGCGATGAAGACTGCCGGCGTCAAGCCGGGCCCTGACGAGCAGAGGCCCCATTGGATCATTGCCGACAGCGCAACGGAAGTCGAAGCGGCGCGCATGGTGACCTACCGGGCCGCTCAAGCCCTCGATTACGGAGACAGCGCGGCGGCGGTGCTGGTGGCCCGCGCGAAAGCGTTTGCGGCGAATGCGGCCGAGCACGCGGCCGATGCCGCGATTCGAATGGAAGGGCCGGGAGGCTACGTTCGGGGCGGCGTGCTCGAGCGCCTCACGCGAGACGCCCGAACCCTTGCGGTGATTCTGACCTAG
- a CDS encoding methylmalonyl-CoA mutase family protein, whose translation MKSVADPAGTRKQRWEREILEPTLRKSPERQGPFTTISGRPIERLYTAEDVAGIDFDREINHPGEFPYVRGIHPTGYRGKLWTMRQFAGFGTPEETNQRYKDLIAAGGTGLSVAFDLPTLMGRDPDHELCLGEVGKCGVSIMSLADMERLFEGISLSDITTSMTINSPAPMIFAMYLVVAEQQGADWKTISGTIQNDILKEFIAQKEYIFPPRPSMRLITDIFGFCAQEVPKWNTISVSGYHIREAGSTALQELAFTLRDGLEYVQYGVDAGLDVDDFVPRMSFFFNSHSDFFEEIAKYRAARKLWAEAMKNRFGAKNPRSWALRFHTQTAGVSLTAQQPYNNVVRTALQALAAVLGGTNSLHTNSLDEALALPTKETATIALRTQQIIAHESGVTNVVDPLGGSYFIEKLTQDMIDGTLKYWDTIDGMGGMVEAIERGYPQKEIAEASYQFQQAVERKEKVIVGVNDFIQADDKPIEILYIDDTASGVQLKRLAELKQSRDHDRVQRSLVALKDVAKGTGNTMVPLLECVRAYATVGEMCDALREVWGEYEEVPVI comes from the coding sequence ATGAAAAGCGTGGCCGACCCGGCAGGCACCCGGAAACAGCGCTGGGAACGTGAGATTCTCGAACCGACCCTGCGCAAGTCGCCGGAGCGGCAGGGCCCCTTCACGACGATCTCGGGCCGGCCGATCGAACGGCTTTACACTGCCGAAGACGTCGCCGGCATCGATTTCGACCGCGAGATCAACCACCCGGGTGAGTTCCCGTACGTGCGCGGCATTCATCCCACCGGCTACCGCGGCAAGCTGTGGACGATGCGCCAGTTTGCGGGGTTTGGGACGCCTGAAGAAACCAACCAGCGGTACAAGGACCTGATCGCCGCCGGCGGCACCGGCCTGAGCGTGGCGTTCGACCTGCCGACGCTGATGGGCCGCGATCCCGACCACGAGCTCTGCCTCGGGGAAGTCGGCAAGTGCGGCGTCAGCATCATGTCGCTCGCCGACATGGAGCGTCTGTTCGAGGGCATCTCGCTCAGCGACATCACGACCTCGATGACCATCAACTCGCCGGCGCCGATGATCTTCGCGATGTACCTCGTCGTCGCTGAACAGCAGGGCGCCGACTGGAAGACCATTTCAGGCACCATCCAGAACGACATCCTCAAGGAGTTCATCGCCCAGAAGGAATACATCTTCCCGCCGCGCCCCTCGATGCGCTTGATTACCGATATCTTCGGGTTCTGCGCGCAGGAGGTGCCCAAGTGGAACACCATTTCGGTGAGCGGGTACCACATTCGCGAGGCGGGCTCGACCGCGCTTCAGGAACTGGCGTTCACGCTGCGCGACGGCCTGGAATACGTCCAGTACGGCGTCGATGCCGGTCTCGACGTGGACGATTTCGTGCCGCGCATGTCGTTCTTCTTCAACTCGCACAGCGACTTCTTCGAGGAGATCGCCAAGTATCGGGCCGCGCGCAAGCTGTGGGCCGAGGCGATGAAGAACCGCTTTGGGGCCAAGAATCCCCGCTCGTGGGCGTTGCGTTTTCACACCCAGACCGCCGGCGTGTCGTTGACGGCCCAGCAGCCGTACAACAACGTCGTGCGCACGGCGCTGCAGGCGCTGGCCGCCGTGCTCGGCGGCACCAACTCGCTCCACACCAACTCGCTCGACGAGGCCCTCGCGCTGCCGACCAAAGAGACGGCGACCATCGCCCTGCGCACCCAGCAGATCATCGCCCACGAGAGCGGCGTGACCAACGTGGTCGATCCGCTGGGCGGCTCGTACTTCATCGAGAAGCTCACCCAGGACATGATCGACGGCACCTTGAAGTACTGGGACACCATCGACGGCATGGGCGGCATGGTCGAGGCGATCGAGCGCGGCTATCCGCAGAAGGAGATTGCCGAGGCCTCGTACCAGTTCCAGCAGGCGGTCGAGCGCAAGGAGAAGGTGATTGTCGGCGTCAACGACTTCATCCAGGCCGACGACAAGCCGATCGAGATTCTGTACATCGACGACACGGCGTCGGGCGTGCAGCTGAAGCGGCTGGCCGAATTGAAACAGTCGCGCGACCATGACCGCGTGCAGCGTTCGCTGGTGGCTCTGAAGGACGTGGCCAAGGGTACCGGCAACACCATGGTGCCGCTGCTCGAGTGCGTGCGCGCGTACGCGACCGTCGGCGAGATGTGCGACGCCTTGCGCGAGGTGTGGGGCGAGTATGAGGAAGTGCCTGTCATTTAG
- a CDS encoding response regulator has product MRTLLLADDSITTQRVVALTFADEAFRVVTVSDGQQALDAMAAGRPDIVLAGTTLPRTNGYELSERMHGSETLRDIPVLLLSGAFETVDAAKLASCGARGVIEKPLEPTAVISRVRELLGLKEARPALPAGRLVTAADTAADARKPGRPATPPARPPQVSSWDELRKETGLEPDARPVEGGANGSGREDYLDTLDAAFDSLDQHLAGRHQDSQASSRNPSPPIGQSSGAADPRSPGRRPAMTTDGQASNSVFEVDTDWFSDEHKERDLAVGRDLVADTHVALPPRPEAGPANPIFEVDDEWFAEDEKAREMRVAQQRELAAEMGIHDVELPAAEPVPNAPAPAERLDFDFRLDDLAAAPVAPVPPASVGPVVPVSLAPVPPGSVADDFAALLAFETGDGPALAAPVTVQAAAPEVTEDMLDQIAQRVVERLNAASFGAELRAAIAASVRETVRSVVSETSERLVRDEIARVRTRAERDTQ; this is encoded by the coding sequence ATGCGCACCTTGCTGCTCGCCGACGACAGCATCACGACCCAGCGGGTCGTGGCGCTGACCTTTGCCGACGAGGCGTTCCGCGTGGTCACGGTGTCGGATGGGCAGCAGGCCCTGGACGCCATGGCCGCCGGGCGGCCCGATATCGTGCTGGCGGGCACGACCTTGCCGCGCACCAACGGCTACGAGTTGTCGGAGCGGATGCACGGCAGCGAGACGCTGCGCGACATCCCGGTGTTGTTGCTGTCGGGGGCGTTCGAGACGGTGGATGCCGCGAAGCTCGCGAGCTGCGGCGCCCGAGGGGTCATCGAGAAACCACTAGAGCCAACTGCTGTGATTAGTCGAGTACGAGAGTTGCTCGGTCTGAAGGAGGCGCGGCCGGCCCTGCCGGCGGGCCGCCTCGTGACCGCCGCCGATACGGCCGCCGACGCCAGGAAGCCGGGCCGTCCGGCCACACCGCCTGCGCGTCCGCCCCAGGTGTCGTCCTGGGACGAACTGCGCAAGGAGACCGGCCTCGAACCAGACGCCCGCCCGGTCGAGGGCGGCGCCAACGGCTCGGGCCGCGAAGACTATCTCGATACCCTCGACGCGGCGTTCGATTCTCTCGATCAGCACCTCGCCGGCCGCCACCAGGATTCGCAGGCCTCCAGCCGCAATCCGTCGCCGCCGATCGGCCAGTCGTCGGGCGCGGCCGACCCGCGCTCGCCTGGACGCCGGCCCGCGATGACGACCGATGGGCAGGCGTCGAACTCGGTCTTCGAAGTCGATACCGACTGGTTCTCGGACGAGCACAAGGAACGCGACCTGGCCGTTGGCCGCGACCTCGTGGCCGATACGCACGTGGCCCTGCCGCCTCGGCCCGAAGCCGGCCCCGCCAATCCGATCTTCGAAGTAGACGATGAGTGGTTTGCGGAGGACGAGAAGGCGCGTGAAATGCGCGTCGCCCAACAGCGCGAACTCGCCGCCGAGATGGGCATTCACGATGTCGAGTTGCCGGCCGCCGAGCCGGTGCCGAATGCGCCGGCGCCGGCGGAGAGGCTCGACTTCGATTTCCGCCTCGACGATCTGGCCGCCGCCCCGGTCGCGCCCGTGCCCCCAGCATCGGTCGGCCCGGTCGTGCCGGTCTCGCTGGCGCCGGTGCCGCCAGGTTCGGTGGCCGATGACTTTGCGGCGCTGCTGGCATTCGAGACCGGCGACGGTCCGGCATTGGCCGCGCCGGTGACCGTGCAGGCGGCCGCTCCCGAGGTGACCGAGGACATGCTCGATCAGATCGCGCAGCGCGTGGTCGAGCGGCTGAACGCCGCCTCTTTTGGCGCCGAGCTGCGCGCCGCCATCGCGGCCTCGGTCCGCGAGACCGTGCGATCGGTCGTCTCCGAGACGTCGGAGCGGCTGGTCCGCGACGAAATCGCGCGTGTCAGGACCCGCGCCGAACGCGACACCCAGTAA